One genomic window of Bradyrhizobium sp. B124 includes the following:
- a CDS encoding nitrogen regulation protein NR(II), producing the protein MTSAMEFRRPVPTDGEAILNALPNPVLLVAPDGRIVDANIAAESFFEISTQFLRRQSLKELVPFGSPLLALIEQVRASGSPVNEYKVDLGTPRIGGDRQVDLHVAPLTERPGHIVVMLQERTIADKMDRQLTHRSAARSVIALAAMLAHEIKNPLSGIRGAAQLLEQQASSEDRLLTRLICDEADRIVTLVDRMEVFGDDRPVARGPVNIHSVLDHVKRLAQSGFARNVRFIEDYDPSLPPVLANQDQLIQVFLNLVKNAAEAVADLGTDAEIHLTTAFRPGVRLSVPGKKSRVSLPLEFCVKDNGSGVPEDLLPNLFDPFVTTKQTGSGLGLALVAKIVGDHGGIIECESQPRKTTFRVLMPMYSAAKQHDHSNRDDVPGTSSPASR; encoded by the coding sequence ATGACGTCAGCCATGGAATTTCGCCGACCCGTGCCCACCGACGGCGAGGCCATCCTCAACGCGCTGCCCAATCCGGTGCTGCTGGTCGCACCCGACGGACGGATCGTCGATGCCAACATCGCCGCCGAATCTTTCTTCGAGATCTCGACGCAGTTCTTGCGCCGGCAGTCGCTGAAGGAGCTGGTGCCGTTCGGCAGTCCGCTGCTCGCGCTGATCGAGCAGGTGCGGGCGAGCGGTTCGCCGGTCAACGAATACAAGGTCGATCTCGGCACGCCGCGGATCGGCGGCGATCGTCAGGTCGACCTGCACGTCGCGCCGCTGACCGAGCGGCCCGGACATATCGTGGTGATGCTGCAGGAGCGCACCATCGCCGACAAGATGGATCGCCAGCTCACCCATCGCAGCGCGGCGCGCTCGGTGATCGCGCTGGCCGCGATGCTTGCCCATGAGATCAAGAATCCGCTGTCCGGCATCCGCGGCGCCGCGCAGCTCCTCGAGCAGCAGGCTTCCTCGGAGGATCGGCTGCTGACGCGGCTGATCTGCGACGAGGCAGACCGCATCGTGACGCTGGTCGACCGCATGGAAGTGTTCGGCGACGACCGTCCGGTGGCGCGCGGCCCGGTCAACATCCATTCGGTGCTCGACCATGTGAAGCGCCTCGCGCAATCGGGCTTCGCCCGCAACGTCCGTTTCATCGAGGACTATGATCCGTCGCTTCCGCCGGTGCTGGCCAACCAGGACCAGTTGATCCAGGTCTTCCTCAACCTCGTGAAGAACGCCGCCGAAGCGGTTGCCGATCTCGGCACCGATGCGGAGATCCACCTCACCACGGCGTTCCGGCCTGGTGTGCGGCTGTCAGTGCCCGGCAAGAAATCGCGGGTCTCGCTGCCGCTGGAATTCTGCGTCAAGGACAACGGCTCAGGCGTGCCGGAAGACCTGTTGCCGAACCTGTTCGATCCCTTCGTCACCACCAAGCAGACCGGCAGCGGACTCGGCCTCGCGCTGGTCGCCAAGATCGTCGGCGATCACGGCGGCATCATCGAATGCGAGTCGCAGCCGCGTAAGACCACCTTCCGCGTGCTGATGCCGATGTACAGCGCCGCCAAGCAACACGATCACAGCAACCGCGATGACGTTCCGGGTACGTCCTCGCCTGCCTCACGATGA
- the dusB gene encoding tRNA dihydrouridine synthase DusB: protein MKIGDIAVANRVLLAPMSGITDAPFRRLAATLGAGLVVSEMTASDDLVNGKPMSKLRCEAAGIGPHVVQLAGCETYWMAEGARIAEGAGADIIDINMGCPARHVTGGQSGSALMRDLDHAVTLIEATLSAVKVPVTLKMRLGWDDRSLNAPELARRAEASGVQMITVHGRTRCQFYKGEANWNAVRAVKDAVTIPVVVNGDITSFDRAVGALEMSGADAVMIGRGAQGQPWLPGQIGRRLETGVAEAAPSLAEQLKHVRALYDEVCSHYGLRIGLRHARKHLGWALETAAAYSCAPAATLKTWRQAILTSEQPSSVHRALEDAYDDFAWSAAA from the coding sequence TTGAAGATAGGCGATATTGCTGTCGCCAACCGGGTTCTCCTCGCGCCCATGTCCGGCATCACCGACGCGCCCTTCCGGCGACTCGCCGCCACCTTGGGCGCCGGGCTGGTGGTCTCCGAGATGACCGCCAGCGACGATCTGGTGAACGGCAAGCCAATGTCGAAGCTGCGTTGTGAGGCAGCCGGGATCGGGCCGCATGTGGTTCAGCTCGCCGGCTGCGAGACCTATTGGATGGCGGAGGGCGCGCGGATCGCCGAGGGCGCCGGCGCCGACATCATCGATATCAACATGGGCTGCCCGGCACGCCATGTGACCGGCGGCCAGTCCGGCTCGGCCCTGATGCGCGACCTCGACCACGCGGTGACGCTGATCGAGGCGACGCTGTCTGCGGTCAAGGTGCCGGTGACGCTGAAGATGCGACTCGGCTGGGACGATCGCTCGCTCAATGCGCCCGAACTGGCGCGCCGCGCCGAGGCATCAGGTGTGCAGATGATCACCGTGCATGGCCGCACCCGCTGCCAGTTCTACAAGGGCGAGGCCAACTGGAACGCGGTGCGCGCGGTCAAGGACGCCGTCACGATCCCGGTCGTGGTCAACGGCGACATCACCTCGTTCGACAGGGCGGTCGGCGCGCTGGAGATGTCGGGCGCCGACGCCGTCATGATCGGGCGCGGCGCGCAGGGCCAGCCCTGGCTGCCCGGCCAGATCGGTCGCCGGCTCGAGACCGGGGTCGCCGAGGCTGCGCCGTCGCTCGCCGAGCAACTCAAGCATGTTCGCGCGCTCTATGACGAGGTCTGCAGCCACTATGGCCTGCGTATCGGGCTCAGGCATGCGCGCAAGCATCTCGGCTGGGCGCTGGAGACTGCTGCGGCCTATAGCTGCGCGCCGGCGGCAACGTTGAAGACCTGGCGGCAGGCAATCCTGACCTCGGAGCAGCCGTCCAGCGTGCATCGCGCGCTCGAGGACGCCTATGACGACTTTGCCTGGAGTGCTGCCGCATGA
- a CDS encoding bifunctional 2-C-methyl-D-erythritol 4-phosphate cytidylyltransferase/2-C-methyl-D-erythritol 2,4-cyclodiphosphate synthase, producing the protein MSKPERTAAILVAAGRGLRAGAGGPKQYRTIGGQTVIYRAMEAFSGHPDVFVVQPVVNPDDAALFDEAVAGLRHQPPTPGGATRQASVHAGLEALASAKPDIVLIHDAARPFVTAAVISRAIAAAGRTGAAIPVIPVTDTIKVTGDAGDVEATPERARLRIAQTPQAFRFDVILEAHRRAAREGRSDFTDDAALAEWAGLTVATFEGDAANMKLTTPEDFVREEARLASQLGDIRTGTGYDVHAFGDGDHVMICGVRVPHTKGFLAHSDGDVGLHALVDAILGALADGDIGSHFPPSDAKWKGASSDQFLKYAVERVTARGGRIANLEVTLICERPKIGPLRDTMRAKIAEISGVHISRVAVKATTSERLGFTGREEGIAATASATVRLPWDDKGWDEKGWGA; encoded by the coding sequence ATGTCGAAGCCTGAGCGTACCGCAGCCATCCTTGTCGCAGCCGGCCGTGGACTGCGCGCCGGCGCAGGCGGACCAAAGCAGTACCGGACGATCGGCGGACAGACGGTGATCTACCGCGCCATGGAGGCGTTCTCCGGACACCCCGACGTGTTTGTGGTGCAGCCGGTGGTCAATCCCGATGATGCCGCGCTGTTCGATGAAGCGGTGGCTGGCCTCCGCCATCAACCGCCGACGCCGGGCGGCGCGACCCGGCAGGCCTCGGTCCATGCCGGGCTCGAGGCGCTCGCGAGCGCGAAGCCCGATATCGTGCTGATCCACGATGCCGCGCGCCCCTTCGTCACCGCGGCCGTGATCTCGCGCGCGATCGCCGCGGCCGGCCGGACCGGCGCTGCGATCCCCGTGATTCCCGTCACCGACACGATCAAGGTCACCGGCGATGCCGGCGATGTCGAGGCGACGCCGGAGCGCGCCCGCTTGCGGATCGCGCAGACGCCCCAGGCATTTCGTTTCGACGTAATATTGGAGGCGCATCGTCGTGCCGCGCGCGAGGGCCGCAGCGATTTCACCGACGATGCCGCGCTGGCTGAATGGGCGGGATTGACCGTTGCGACGTTTGAAGGCGATGCTGCCAACATGAAACTCACCACCCCCGAAGATTTCGTGCGCGAGGAAGCGCGGCTCGCAAGCCAGCTCGGCGACATCAGGACCGGCACCGGTTACGACGTGCACGCCTTTGGCGACGGCGACCATGTCATGATCTGCGGCGTCCGCGTGCCGCACACGAAGGGATTCCTGGCCCATTCCGACGGCGATGTCGGGCTGCATGCGCTGGTCGACGCGATCCTCGGCGCGCTGGCCGACGGCGACATCGGCTCGCACTTCCCGCCGAGCGACGCCAAGTGGAAGGGCGCCTCCTCCGACCAGTTCCTGAAATATGCCGTTGAGCGCGTCACCGCGCGCGGCGGGCGGATCGCCAATCTCGAGGTGACGCTGATCTGCGAGCGGCCGAAGATCGGCCCGCTGCGCGACACCATGCGGGCGAAGATCGCGGAGATCTCCGGCGTCCACATCTCGCGCGTGGCGGTCAAGGCCACCACCAGCGAGCGGCTCGGCTTCACCGGCCGCGAGGAAGGCATCGCGGCGACCGCGAGC